A stretch of DNA from Ricinus communis isolate WT05 ecotype wild-type chromosome 4, ASM1957865v1, whole genome shotgun sequence:
TCTCCAAGAAAACCGACGGTGCAAACTCCAAGTAATGAATCATTTGGCAACATGGAAAAATCACCACCTGGTGATACAGATCAATATGTTCCACAGTTCTTCGAGTCTCCTAATGATAAAAACTATTTTCCTAAACTTATGTTCGCCGAATGGCTTTCACTTGACAGCTTTTCAAGTTTAAGTGATCAGCCACTAGTTTCCAAGGCTGCCAGCTTCGATCATGGGTCCTGTGGCTTTCAGGAAAATCTCATGCAAAGCTATTTGTTGAATAATCAGTATTATTATGATTCGCTTAGTGATGGCTCGGTCTCAGTCGCTGGTGATGACATGTTCAGTTCACAGTTCAAATTTGAACACCAGAGTCCAGGAAACGAATTCGTTGATTTTCGCTCTAGagaggatatatatatatgtagcGACTTCAGTCCCAAGAACGATGATGCACATATGAGCAGAGGAGATAattcattttcaaagctaCTCAAGGAAGAATAATTTCTATACTTAAACTAGGTATATCACCATTTGAAGCAGCTTGTACGACTTGTAGATGTTATTCTTCCATTTGGAGACACCATCAAATAATAATCACAACTTCTTCTCGCATGTCAAATTACTAAACTCGATATGACAggttcatattatattttattttattttattttatataataatatcacttTTAAGATGAAGCTCCACTTGTTTCAccaatatactttttttttttttttcttttcaacgTTTTATATATTGGATGCATCTaagaaaattgattaattaacaatattttcttaatccaAAGGAAAGCAAAGTcatttttagaaacatgaaattaattttccaAACTAtcacatatttaaaatattttaaattaaaattaatatgttaaatacTGGATATTACCTCTACTAATTTTTTCGATCATCAATGATGGCCGCTGCTCAACGAATAGCCAatgaaaaaactaattttactattttagttatatttaattataaataagacatataaaatcttgataaattttaaatattctaataGTATTTGGCTGACGcttagttttttattataatttttcttaaacaaTCAAACCATAAGataatttttcaaagataCCAAACAAATGGAGCCAAAATTTCAATGACTTGTTTAGAGATAACATATGCCTAATTCACAACATGAAAGTAATGTATTACACTTcgtatacatattttacaccaaagtttaattattaggacttctattaattaaaattaattattttaaaactcaTCTTCATATATTAAAGGTACaactttcaaaaattaaaagaaaaaaataattaatctttaaatGCTCTAGTTCCGTTGAcattgaaatagaaaaattgaaagcAATGGTGCCATTTTGCCAGAGGGAGGGTTCCAAATGGAGGAGTCATTTTGCCTACCTAATACTGAGATTTATTAGTTTGAGTTGAATTTCTAACtcagaaaatattatatggcATAAACATTCATTCAGTTGTTCACGAATTAagaagattatatatatagaatggAGAATTTTCTATTACTTTCCcaacaatatttatatttaagaaaaataagtcaGATTAGGCATGTTTGGTAAAgataatatcttattaattaatagagtAATAGTACTCTGCAAATGATGTTATCGATGTTGGAGTAATTAATTGCAGGACTGCCAGAAATTGCCTAACTGAACTCACATTCTTGAATATGGTCACTATCTGTGTTTATTGCATGAATTCACATATCTTAAAGAACTTACAGAAGACCTAAAATTCAAGCTacattagatttattttttacttttgacaTCAGTCATCAAGCCATTTCTTCCCAGTTCTAGTTTGAATAAACTGTTTCATGTAATTCATAGGGTAAAGATTTCTGTTAGGGTTAATCTGGCCCATAATACAACAGCAGCATTTGTAATTGGTGTCCATTTCAATACAATCACCTGTGAACAAGTCAGAAAAGTCATTAACATTATGCccagaaagaaaatttactCGAGCAATTTCTGTGTTAATCTTAGGTTCATTAGACGTACGTATATATACCTCGAGGAGAGGAGAGACCGTTATTGAAGAGGCAGGAGGAGTTGCTATTGATCTTTCTGATGTTCTTTCTGACAGTGCTACAATTAGAGAATTATATAAAGAACGCATaagttttttctatttttcatggTTTATGAAGACTTTTAACGTGGAAATGAGTGAGGCATCCACCTGAATGTCGTTTTCTTTCTACTATTTGAGACATGTGTTAAGTAACAATATCTAGATCCTTTTGTCTATTAGCATTTAGCTTGGATAGATTAGCCTGTGTTCTTGTATCCACGTATTGCTTCCTTACATTCCCAATAATACCATCTGCAAGCAAAGGTTAAATTGGGTGATGCAAGTTAATTTTGCATGGTTTTTGTTATGAACATGTAATCATATGCCCCAGTCACAAAATATGTATCATCGAGTTGGCTTAGTAGAAATTATAGAGATTACcgaatttgagaaaagtaTAAGGTCTTGTAATTTTGTCAATGAGGGAACCATCAAATTTTTCCAACTCCTTTTGCAAATCTTGTAAGTAATGGAAAGCTAGCTTTCTTGGATATGAGGAATCTCATAATGATGAAGCAGACCCCATATGCGACCAAGTAGCTTTAATGTGTCAAacaggaagaaagaaagaaaaaaaattaaattaagtcgATTAAATTACATGGGTTAGCTCACCTAATCTGTTCTATATATGTCTGCCCTTATCTACATCACATATAGATTGCATTCGACATAAATTAGATGTCGTCAAGCAAAGAATAAGCCATCTTAATTTagtagaaaagagaaaaaaggatATTTAAGGGAGTGATGATCGATGAGAATGGTCATCTTTGAAGATGATAAGGTCCTCTTGAGATTTCCTGGAGTATGAATTCTGCTTGTTGCttgtaatttaataagaaattatcaCTCTCTTTATCCAAGTATCTGGGCCCTTGTTCAAGAGGCAACCCATCTCTCACCCGCCCATCTATTGTTAGCTTAACCATTAATCCcaaaaattaagaaacttTAAATCAACCAAATGTTCAGACGATAGCTATGTATATACGCGACGGATTGAGGTTCAATACAATCATCCTTCATATTTATAGGGTCAAAAGCAGGAGGATATGAGATTATAAAGAACTTAAAGATCAAGTTATTCCTTGGGGTGGTGGACGAAAGCAAACGAAAAGCATGCAAAACATAGGCAAAAGGATGAGTATATTCATTTCCTTTCTCCTACGCCTACATAAAATACATGTCGCCATGATTTAAATATGCTTTATGGGAAAATCTATCAACATGTCGTATTTAATCCTATTATATTGGccaaaaaaagaatatcaacCATTCATATTGATGGGCCTACGGGACTTCATTGGAATGCAGATTCAAGGCCTGATATGTTAGACGGGCTTTGGCAATGGAGGACCAGGCTGATAAGATTGATATGAGATTGAAAGTAGACTGATGTACTGTTTCTTCAATTCCAACGTCTcactataaaaaagaaagagaggtCATTATTAACATTACAGAGAAGTTCGGCAACGTCAGGCTCCAGTCCAGGAATGGGTTAACTTTAAAAGGAGGCCCAATAAATCCAATTAATAGCACTAGTGTACGGTACCCGATTCCATTAATGGCTGCCGTCAGCCTCAATTCTGGGCAAAGGGCTTCCTTCCTCTCTTCTGCTCATTTTCTGAACTTCGTAGTAATACTTCTTGATGTTGTGGTGTTTACcccaaaaagaagaaaaagaaaagatctaTAAATCATCAATATAGTATAAATGCATGATTAGAACCATATTAATTGCTGTAAAATGGAAATGCTAACTGAAAAAAGAAGCAGCAGCACCACCTTGTATTAGCTTTAGGTGACATATATAGACCATTAATTGAACCCTCTTCTACATTAACTTTAACCCTCAAGTTCCAAGTAATGAAGTAAACATTATTGGCGTTTGATAAGGTAGTCAATGAGCTGTACAAGTCGCCGACAAAGCCAGTCTCAGATTAACTCAATGAAAAGGACTGACACTGTTATACTTTATttctacattttctttttcttttttcttcttaggGTGCTGGTCATTAAATCGAGACTTGAGACCCAAGAAATACACATCTCTCATGAATCATGACGTTTCAATTTCATTGATTAGGTGGGTCTGCTGCTTCGCTTCACTAACATTGTAAGGCAAAACCCAACAAAAGAGTTGTGTTTTCTAAACAATTGCCACAGTTGGATTTGCTAGtgtttatcaccctaaatttaatcttgatattttttattatgaaaaaaataaatttatcttaaaagaaaaaaaaagaatgttttGCTTGTGcgaataagaaaaataggatAGCACAGTATTTATGTGCAACAATAAGTAAACTTATCATCAGTCAGCCACTTGTGCATCTTGCGTTTCCAAGGCTCATAGAAAGAGCATTGACCAAGAGAGattttgtataatatataatttttaaacgTCAAGAGTTTATTTTGCAGTTTgcaagaaagaagagaaggaTTGCTCATCATTTTAAGAGGTATACCTAAACAAGGTATGTCTCTGCTTATTTGCCAATTCCCATTTCTGCAAACTTGTATTGTATCCACTGCCACCTTCTATATAAGTTGCTACACATAAATTTATTGCCCTTTAAGTCCTTCCCTCTCCAGAGCTACAGCTTTAGTtgcctatttttatttattcgtTTTGACGGAAACCTGTCTGTGACCTGTGGTGGCAGTCCATTTAAAGGgtctaatataaataaatgagacCCTGATATTATAATGGCTTTTGCTTGTAGCGCATAAGATAGCATGGATAGCATTAAACCCGTTTATCAGATATCAGATGGTGATATATCCCATCAATTGATTCTCTGTTCTCTTGTCTCGTAAAAAAGAAGGGCTTTTGCTTTTCGCTATCTCACAATAACTGAGAATtggtttctcttttttcttttttcccgtTTTTCATTGTTTTGACTCTTCACTGTTCATGCAAAGCAAGAGAAggtgaaaaagaagaagatgggTAGAGCTCCTTGTTGTGATAAAGATGGTGTAAAGAAAGGGGCTTGGAGTGCTGAAGAAGACAGAATCTTGATTCAATACATCCAAAATCATGGTCATGGTAATTGGCGTTCCCTCCCCAAGAATGCAggtctctttctttttattttattttttaaaaacttttcattatctttttttttttttttgggggggggggggggggggggtagGGGTTACTTTTTTTTTGAGGTTATTTACATGAATTAGGCTATGAAAgatttgaaattgattttataacttttttttttcctggaTGCTAAAGGAGCAATAGCAGAACGAAAGTTGAGCCTTTTAGCCGTTCTTGATGTTTCAACATATCAAATGAGCATGTTGTTGTGCGttactttcttcttctatttcagTGAGTCAAAAGATGCCTTTTGACACTTGAATTGACTTCAAATTTGTCttgttgtttgtttgttttattttctgtgtAGCCCAGTAAAATCCTGTAATTCAAATTCAAGTAATCCTTGAATAGGCAGATAATAGCTATCAGTATTTTGACAATATGGTCACCTTAATGTCCGTCCCTGTGTCAGAATTCTTGAGCAAAAGCAAGCCTCTTGCTCGAACCGCCCATGGAGAAAATAGAATCATAATGGGCTATTTTTTTCGGTTAAGCAATAAACATCCAACTGTCCTGGACTAAAACATTGATCTGATGATCTTATTGGAGATCAAGCTGTCATCGCTGGCTGGACAAACCAAgtttaacattaaatttagTATAAATTTCAGGCTTCTTTATTGGATCTGAATTTGTGGAAGATTCTGTGAATTTTAATTCTAGGAACTAATTTGTGAACAGGCCTTCTTCGATGTGGAAAGAGCTGTAGGCTTCGGTGGACAAACTATCTTCGCCCTGACATTAAACGAGGTCCCTTTGCTCCTGAAGAAGAAGCTACTATTATTCAACTTCACGGCATGCTTGGTAACAAGTAATCCCCTTACATTGCTTTCTATGCTTAGTATTTCAGTGCAAGATTTGTCCAGTATTCTTTTTGCGGAATCAACTATTTGAAGAGGATTGTCTTCCATGTTAATGTTATTGGAATAAAGATTTCTCCATGTGATTGCACTGAAAAATTCTGTTGGAGTAACTACACACTATAAGAATTGCTTGGCATGGTTTTACAAGTATCAGATAATCACATGATCcactcttttaattattatagattcTTAATGCACTCAACATTAAATACACAAAAACTCAGGTGGGCAGCCATAGCATCCAAATTACCGGGAAGAACGGACAATGAGATTAAGAACTTTTGGAACACACATCTGAAGAAGCGTTTAAATTTGAAGCTTCGACAGTCTTGCTCACCTTCTCAACCCATCAATGTAAAATGTGAGTCTTCAACGACTCGGCACATGGTTCAATGGGAGAGTGCCAGGGTTGAGGCCGAGGCCCGTCTATCTATGGAGTCATTGTTAGTCAACTCATCATCATCAGTTAAAATCGAAAATGACTACTTTCTTCAGTTATGGAAATCTGAAGTTGGAGAATCATTTCGCAATCTAA
This window harbors:
- the LOC8270028 gene encoding transcription factor LAF1 isoform X1; amino-acid sequence: MGCKFSDKPKPKHRKGLWSPEEDQKLRNYVLKHGHGCWSSVPINAVHAGLQRNGKSCRLRWINYLRPGLKRGMFSLQEEETILNLHRSLGNKWSQMAQHLPGRTDNEIKNYWHSHLKKKMLKAEGTEATNGSPDNNMESSPSPRKPTVQTPSNESFGNMEKSPPGDTDQYVPQFFESPNDKNYFPKLMFAEWLSLDSFSSLSDQPLVSKAASFDHGSCGFQENLMQSYLLNNQYYYDSLSDGSVSVAGDDMFSSQFKFEHQSPGNEFVDFRSREDIYICSDFSPKNDDAHMSRGDNSFSKLLKEE
- the LOC8270028 gene encoding transcription factor LAF1 isoform X2, which encodes MGCKFSDKPKPKHRKGLWSPEEDQKLRNYVLKHGHGCWSSVPINAGLQRNGKSCRLRWINYLRPGLKRGMFSLQEEETILNLHRSLGNKWSQMAQHLPGRTDNEIKNYWHSHLKKKMLKAEGTEATNGSPDNNMESSPSPRKPTVQTPSNESFGNMEKSPPGDTDQYVPQFFESPNDKNYFPKLMFAEWLSLDSFSSLSDQPLVSKAASFDHGSCGFQENLMQSYLLNNQYYYDSLSDGSVSVAGDDMFSSQFKFEHQSPGNEFVDFRSREDIYICSDFSPKNDDAHMSRGDNSFSKLLKEE
- the LOC107261660 gene encoding LOW QUALITY PROTEIN: 25.3 kDa vesicle transport protein (The sequence of the model RefSeq protein was modified relative to this genomic sequence to represent the inferred CDS: inserted 3 bases in 2 codons; substituted 1 base at 1 genomic stop codon), with amino-acid sequence MVKLTIDGRVRDGLPLEQGPRYLDKESDNFLLNYKQQAEFILQEISRGXLSSSKMTILIDHHSLNYLVAYGVCFIIMXDSSYPRKLAFHYLQDLQKELEKFDGSLIDKITRPYTFLKFDGIIGNVRKQYVDTRTQANLSKLNANRQKDLDIVTXHMSQIVERKRHSERTSERSIATPPASSITVSPLLEVIVLKWTPITNAAVVLWARLTLTEIFTL
- the LOC8270026 gene encoding transcription factor MYB17 isoform X1; its protein translation is MGRAPCCDKDGVKKGAWSAEEDRILIQYIQNHGHGNWRSLPKNAGAIAERKLSLLAVLDVSTYQMSMLLCVTFFFYFSLLRCGKSCRLRWTNYLRPDIKRGPFAPEEEATIIQLHGMLGNKWAAIASKLPGRTDNEIKNFWNTHLKKRLNLKLRQSCSPSQPINVKCESSTTRHMVQWESARVEAEARLSMESLLVNSSSSVKIENDYFLQLWKSEVGESFRNLKQKDGEASESPISQNSSLTKNGSGSVDNEKKVQMTSTKTSTSNDTSHEQEDYKPNIAIMTYSDSINSNEFTDSSDTALKLLLDVPGGNDMEFLEGQTESFSSFLNLKCD
- the LOC8270026 gene encoding transcription factor MYB17 isoform X3; this translates as MGRAPCCDKDGVKKGAWSAEEDRILIQYIQNHGHGNWRSLPKNAGLLRCGKSCRLRWTNYLRPDIKRGPFAPEEEATIIQLHGMLGNKWAAIASKLPGRTDNEIKNFWNTHLKKRLNLKLRQSCSPSQPINVKCESSTTRHMVQWESARVEAEARLSMESLLVNSSSSVKIENDYFLQLWKSEVGESFRNLKQKDGEASESPISQNSSLTKNGSGSVDNEKKVQMTSTKTSTSNDTSHEQEDYKPNIAIMTYSDSINSNEFTDSSDTALKLLLDVPGGNDMEFLEGQTESFSSFLNLKCD
- the LOC8270026 gene encoding transcription factor MYB17 isoform X2, yielding MGRAPCCDKDGVKKGAWSAEEDRILIQYIQNHGHGLLRCGKSCRLRWTNYLRPDIKRGPFAPEEEATIIQLHGMLGNKWAAIASKLPGRTDNEIKNFWNTHLKKRLNLKLRQSCSPSQPINVKCESSTTRHMVQWESARVEAEARLSMESLLVNSSSSVKIENDYFLQLWKSEVGESFRNLKQKDGEASESPISQNSSLTKNGSGSVDNEKKVQMTSTKTSTSNDTSHEQEDYKPNIAIMTYSDSINSNEFTDSSDTALKLLLDVPGGNDMEFLEGQTESFSSFLNLKCD